The Chloroflexota bacterium genome contains a region encoding:
- a CDS encoding gluconokinase encodes MSMQRAETPLVLTLDIGTSSTRVLLFDARARQVSGVEARASYTVHTTPDGGAELDPEVVLEAVAGCVDQALSQAGERSREIAGVGACSLASSMVGVADGRAVTPVYIWADTRSAPDAAELRSRLDEAAVHNRTGCMIHPSYLPPRFLWLQRTQPDLLKRAQRWMSISEYLHLRMFGQAICSYSVASWTGLLDRRRLTWDREWLSLLPIDESQLSPLGDADTALRGLQSEFARRWPALAEIPWFLAVGDGAGSNLGSGCTTPRRIAVNAGTSGAMRVVLPGTPDQVPSGLWCYRVDRKRSLLGGALSNTGNVFQWLRQTLQLGSAEEIERQLAEAEADAHGLTVLPFLAGERAPGWAGHARAAFTGIGWHTRPIDLLQAGLEAVAYRFALIYRLLNQAVEGAEEVIVSGGAMLSSPAWTQILSDVLGRPVIASAESEATSRGAALLALEALGVVQDASDLEPALGDTFRPRPDRHERYQQAIERQQDLYDKLIGRRPAGG; translated from the coding sequence GTGTCCATGCAAAGGGCGGAGACGCCCTTGGTGCTTACCCTCGATATCGGCACATCATCCACTCGCGTGCTGTTGTTCGACGCCCGGGCGCGACAGGTCTCGGGTGTGGAGGCTCGTGCCTCCTATACCGTCCACACCACGCCTGACGGGGGCGCCGAGCTGGATCCGGAGGTCGTCCTGGAGGCCGTCGCCGGGTGCGTGGATCAGGCGCTCTCCCAGGCGGGGGAGCGATCGCGTGAGATCGCCGGGGTGGGCGCGTGTAGCCTGGCCTCGTCCATGGTCGGCGTGGCCGATGGCCGGGCGGTGACCCCCGTGTATATCTGGGCGGATACCCGCTCGGCGCCGGATGCCGCCGAGCTTCGCTCTCGGCTCGACGAGGCCGCCGTGCACAATCGGACGGGCTGCATGATCCACCCCAGCTATCTTCCGCCCCGCTTCCTGTGGCTCCAGCGCACCCAACCTGATCTGTTGAAACGGGCGCAGCGGTGGATGTCCATCAGCGAGTATCTCCACCTGCGCATGTTCGGTCAGGCCATATGCAGCTACTCCGTCGCCTCGTGGACAGGACTGCTTGACCGGCGACGGTTGACCTGGGACCGTGAGTGGTTGTCCCTGCTCCCCATTGACGAGTCGCAGCTATCCCCGTTGGGGGATGCGGACACCGCTCTGCGAGGCCTGCAGTCGGAGTTCGCACGGCGCTGGCCGGCGTTGGCGGAGATCCCCTGGTTCCTGGCCGTGGGCGACGGGGCGGGCAGCAACCTGGGGAGCGGATGCACCACGCCACGCCGCATCGCGGTCAACGCGGGCACCAGCGGGGCGATGCGTGTGGTGCTTCCCGGCACGCCGGATCAGGTGCCGAGCGGCCTGTGGTGCTATCGGGTGGACCGCAAGCGCAGCCTGCTGGGGGGCGCGCTGAGCAACACCGGCAACGTCTTCCAGTGGCTGCGCCAGACGCTTCAACTGGGATCGGCGGAGGAGATCGAGCGTCAGCTGGCCGAGGCGGAGGCCGACGCGCATGGGCTGACCGTGCTGCCTTTCCTGGCGGGGGAGCGGGCGCCTGGCTGGGCGGGACACGCCCGCGCGGCCTTCACCGGCATCGGCTGGCATACGCGTCCCATCGATCTGCTGCAAGCCGGGCTGGAGGCGGTCGCGTATCGCTTCGCCCTGATCTATCGGCTGTTGAATCAGGCCGTCGAAGGGGCCGAGGAGGTCATCGTCTCCGGCGGGGCCATGTTGAGCTCCCCCGCGTGGACGCAGATCCTGAGCGACGTGTTGGGGCGCCCCGTGATCGCCTCTGCGGAGTCCGAGGCGACCAGCCGCGGGGCCGCGCTTCTGGCTCTGGAGGCGCTGGGTGTTGTGCAGGATGCCAGCGATCTGGAGCCCGCGCTGGGCGATACGTTCCGCCCGCGCCCGGACCGGCACGAGCGCTATCAGCAGGCCATCGAGCGCCAGCAGGATCTTTACGATAAGTTGATCGGCCGACGCCCGGCCGGAGGCTGA
- a CDS encoding HAD-IA family hydrolase — MIRAILFDLDDTLLDNPMERFLPPYFQLLGRELGHLLPPERLIPELMRCTEHVIAHPDPGRTNEERFWEAFTASTGLQREAVQPLTDRFYEEAFPRLEGLTRRKPAAREIIQTAFSQGYDVVIATNPLFPRRAIEHRLAWAGIPVDEFSYTLVTTYEIMHASKPHPAYYQEILDRIGRSADEAIMVGDDPTEDMVAHTIGIHTFWIHERAPDQPPPPLAEGHGSLADFGKLLRGGALRTWPPQ, encoded by the coding sequence ATGATCCGAGCCATCCTCTTCGACCTGGATGACACCCTCCTCGACAATCCCATGGAGCGCTTTCTGCCGCCCTATTTCCAACTGCTCGGACGAGAATTGGGACACCTGCTCCCGCCCGAGCGCCTGATCCCCGAGCTGATGCGGTGTACAGAGCACGTCATCGCGCACCCAGACCCTGGGCGCACCAACGAGGAGCGATTTTGGGAGGCGTTTACCGCTTCCACAGGCCTGCAACGGGAGGCGGTACAACCTCTTACCGACCGCTTTTACGAAGAAGCATTTCCCCGGCTGGAGGGCCTCACGAGGCGCAAGCCGGCAGCGCGAGAGATCATCCAGACCGCGTTCTCCCAGGGATACGACGTGGTGATCGCCACCAACCCACTCTTCCCGAGGCGAGCCATCGAGCACCGCCTGGCGTGGGCGGGTATCCCCGTTGATGAGTTCTCCTACACCCTGGTGACGACGTACGAGATCATGCACGCCAGTAAGCCTCATCCGGCCTACTACCAGGAGATCCTGGATCGGATCGGGCGATCGGCGGATGAGGCGATCATGGTCGGCGACGATCCCACGGAGGACATGGTCGCCCATACGATCGGGATCCATACGTTCTGGATCCACGAGCGCGCGCCGGATCAGCCTCCACCGCCTCTGGCGGAGGGACACGGGAGCCTGGCCGACTTCGGAAAGCTCCTACGGGGGGGAGCGCTGCGCACGTGGCCGCCCCAGTAG
- the tatA gene encoding twin-arginine translocase TatA/TatE family subunit, translating to MPNLGPMELIIILLIVLFIFGAGRLPELGGAIGRGIRDFRKALNEDDEESSPKPAKPGSQDA from the coding sequence ATGCCGAACCTAGGGCCAATGGAGCTCATCATCATCTTATTGATCGTGCTGTTCATCTTCGGCGCCGGCCGTTTGCCCGAGCTGGGAGGAGCCATTGGGCGGGGGATTCGCGACTTCCGCAAGGCCCTGAACGAGGACGACGAGGAGAGCTCGCCCAAGCCCGCGAAGCCAGGATCCCAGGACGCCTAA
- a CDS encoding HAD family hydrolase, with translation MLEIDIPGWRVLRLEHLVMDLNGTLAVDGILQPGVAEALRALRPHLQPVLLTADTHGTAARVAQELDIPLRRLDPGDQTAQKQAVVCELGAERVVAMGNGMNDAKMLAEAALSIAVVGGEGAALQAVLEADILVTSPADGLMLLQYPRRLIATLRRA, from the coding sequence ATGCTGGAGATCGACATTCCTGGCTGGCGCGTGCTGCGTCTGGAGCATCTGGTCATGGATCTGAACGGTACGTTGGCTGTGGACGGGATCCTTCAGCCGGGGGTCGCCGAGGCCCTGCGGGCGTTGCGGCCTCACCTACAGCCGGTGCTGTTGACGGCGGATACCCATGGGACGGCGGCGCGGGTCGCCCAGGAGCTGGATATCCCGTTACGCCGCCTGGACCCCGGCGATCAGACCGCGCAGAAGCAGGCCGTCGTGTGTGAGCTGGGGGCGGAGCGGGTGGTCGCGATGGGAAACGGGATGAACGATGCGAAGATGCTCGCGGAGGCGGCGCTCTCCATCGCTGTCGTGGGTGGAGAGGGAGCCGCGTTGCAGGCCGTTTTGGAGGCGGATATCTTGGTCACCAGCCCGGCGGACGGGCTGATGTTGCTTCAATATCCCCGGCGGCTGATTGCCACACTGCGGCGGGCGTGA
- a CDS encoding sugar phosphate isomerase/epimerase gives MKLAISSYSFNRFGQQVEGPECPPLTDMIRAAADYGVSGIELLGVQFESTERSYLNDLKYTALKNGIEICAVSAHHNFVNPDPEERRRQMEIVTKWVDVAAYLGAGVVRVFGGRWGTIPDFDAYMAAGGKEPPLEGYTDEQALGWVIEAFQMCTYYAEQHGVVLGLENHWGFTGDAEGTRRILEGVGSPWLRVILDTGNFLTDAEAQRAALAPYAVMVHAKTYVGGGIYYTLEIDYRQVRELLERVGFRGYISLEFEGKAHPDEGIPQSLAMLREAFGPALRG, from the coding sequence ATGAAGCTCGCCATCTCCAGCTATTCGTTCAATCGGTTCGGGCAGCAGGTCGAGGGGCCGGAGTGTCCCCCGCTCACCGACATGATCCGGGCCGCCGCCGATTACGGCGTCTCGGGTATTGAGCTGTTGGGCGTGCAGTTCGAGTCCACGGAGCGCAGCTATCTAAACGATCTCAAGTACACGGCGCTCAAGAACGGGATCGAGATCTGCGCCGTGTCCGCTCATCACAACTTCGTGAACCCTGATCCGGAGGAGCGTCGGCGGCAGATGGAGATCGTCACCAAATGGGTGGATGTCGCCGCCTATCTGGGAGCGGGCGTGGTGCGTGTCTTCGGAGGGCGCTGGGGCACGATCCCCGACTTCGATGCTTATATGGCGGCCGGAGGCAAGGAGCCGCCTCTGGAGGGCTACACGGACGAGCAGGCCCTGGGTTGGGTGATCGAGGCCTTTCAGATGTGCACCTACTATGCCGAGCAGCATGGGGTTGTGTTGGGCCTGGAGAATCACTGGGGCTTCACCGGCGATGCTGAGGGGACTCGCCGCATCCTCGAGGGGGTGGGCTCTCCCTGGTTGCGTGTGATCCTGGACACCGGGAACTTCCTGACCGACGCGGAGGCGCAGCGCGCCGCCCTGGCGCCCTACGCGGTCATGGTGCACGCCAAGACGTACGTGGGCGGCGGCATCTACTACACGTTGGAGATCGACTACCGACAGGTCCGGGAGCTGCTGGAGCGGGTCGGCTTTCGGGGATACATCTCGCTGGAGTTCGAGGGGAAGGCACATCCCGATGAGGGTATCCCGCAGAGCCTGGCCATGTTGCGAGAGGCGTTCGGCCCGGCGCTGCGCGGATAG
- the cobT gene encoding nicotinate-nucleotide--dimethylbenzimidazole phosphoribosyltransferase: MIMERIHGITPPNEEAMDAARARQTTLTKPAGSLGRLEDLSVQLAGITGQCPPPIPTRKAVLVFAGDHGVVAQGVSAFPQEVTPQMVLNFLRGGAAINVLARQANARVVVVDAGVAANIPPADGLIQGKIAPGTADFTMGPAMTREQATAALELGARVAQEEIERGLDLLACGDMGIGNTTPSAAITSVITGATPREVTGPGTGIDPDALEHKIQVIEAAIARNRPNPNDGLDVLSKVGGYEIGAIAGAMIAAGAARVPVVVDGFIATAGALIACTLAPGLRPYLIAGHRSQEPGHDIALAHLGLEPLLDLRLRLGEGTGAVLAFHIVEAAARIINEMATFAEAGVSERSE, from the coding sequence ATGATCATGGAACGAATCCACGGGATCACCCCGCCGAACGAGGAGGCCATGGATGCCGCCCGCGCTCGCCAGACCACGCTGACGAAGCCCGCCGGCAGCCTGGGACGCCTGGAAGACCTCAGCGTGCAACTGGCCGGGATCACCGGCCAATGCCCGCCGCCCATCCCGACGCGCAAGGCCGTGCTCGTCTTCGCCGGTGATCACGGCGTCGTCGCGCAGGGCGTGAGCGCCTTCCCCCAAGAGGTCACCCCCCAGATGGTACTGAATTTCCTGCGGGGCGGCGCGGCCATCAACGTGTTGGCCAGACAGGCGAACGCTCGCGTGGTCGTAGTCGACGCGGGGGTGGCCGCGAACATCCCCCCCGCGGACGGGCTGATCCAGGGGAAGATCGCCCCCGGCACGGCGGATTTCACCATGGGCCCTGCCATGACCCGAGAGCAGGCCACGGCGGCCCTGGAGCTGGGAGCGCGCGTGGCCCAGGAGGAGATCGAGCGGGGCCTCGACCTGCTGGCATGTGGCGACATGGGCATCGGCAACACGACCCCTTCCGCCGCGATCACTTCAGTCATCACCGGCGCCACCCCTCGAGAGGTCACCGGCCCGGGCACCGGCATCGATCCGGACGCCCTGGAACACAAGATCCAGGTGATCGAGGCGGCCATCGCTCGCAACCGGCCGAACCCAAACGACGGCCTCGACGTGTTGAGCAAGGTAGGCGGCTACGAGATCGGGGCCATCGCCGGCGCGATGATCGCGGCCGGGGCGGCCCGCGTGCCCGTCGTGGTAGATGGCTTCATCGCCACCGCCGGAGCGCTGATCGCCTGCACCCTGGCGCCGGGGCTGCGTCCCTACCTCATCGCCGGGCACCGATCGCAGGAGCCCGGGCACGACATCGCGCTGGCCCACCTGGGCCTGGAGCCGCTGTTGGACCTGCGATTGCGTTTGGGCGAGGGCACCGGCGCCGTCCTGGCGTTCCACATCGTGGAGGCCGCAGCCCGGATCATCAACGAGATGGCCACCTTCGCCGAGGCCGGGGTGAGCGAGCGAAGTGAATGA
- the cobS gene encoding adenosylcobinamide-GDP ribazoletransferase: MNDLLRALSLLTILPVRPNWDERIPLGRSMAFYPLVGLGIGGLLAGLAALLARLGWAAGPLTSLRAALLLIAWVTTTGGLHLDGWGDACDALFSTVDRERRLEILRDPRLGSFGATGIVLLLLTKFAALQATAGAFPLVLAPTLSRWAVVLAAWGWPSARPGGMGDRFRQGLSWSRVAAATLIALTPSVLAGTEGAVAAVVALLAMLAMARFAARRLGGLTGDIYGAIAEGVEVIVLIAWIVAQGVLP; this comes from the coding sequence GTGAATGACCTCCTGCGGGCTTTGAGCCTGCTCACCATCCTGCCCGTGCGCCCCAACTGGGACGAGCGCATCCCGTTGGGGCGCTCTATGGCGTTCTATCCGCTGGTCGGCCTGGGGATCGGAGGGCTGCTAGCCGGCCTGGCAGCCCTCCTCGCCCGCCTGGGATGGGCGGCCGGACCCCTCACATCCCTGCGCGCCGCGCTTCTGCTGATCGCCTGGGTGACGACCACCGGCGGCCTACATCTGGATGGCTGGGGCGACGCCTGTGACGCGCTATTCTCCACTGTGGACCGCGAACGGCGATTGGAAATTTTGCGCGATCCCCGGCTGGGCAGCTTCGGCGCCACCGGGATCGTCCTGCTCCTGCTGACCAAATTCGCGGCGCTCCAGGCGACCGCCGGCGCCTTCCCACTCGTGCTGGCCCCCACGCTGAGCCGTTGGGCCGTCGTCCTGGCGGCATGGGGATGGCCCAGCGCCCGGCCGGGCGGCATGGGCGACCGGTTCCGGCAGGGACTGAGTTGGAGCCGGGTGGCGGCGGCCACCCTGATCGCCCTGACCCCAAGCGTCCTGGCCGGAACGGAGGGAGCAGTGGCCGCCGTCGTCGCGTTGCTCGCCATGCTGGCGATGGCGCGATTCGCTGCCCGACGCCTGGGCGGCCTCACAGGCGATATCTATGGGGCCATCGCTGAGGGTGTGGAGGTCATCGTCCTCATCGCCTGGATCGTGGCGCAGGGGGTCCTCCCATGA
- a CDS encoding sugar phosphate isomerase/epimerase yields MRLGSTSYVYPADILPNVERLAGTVDDIELVLFEVDDYGSNLPDERTVARLNELAAQHDLTYTVHLPLDLRLADDGSAADISLEKAHKVVRCTQALQPWGYIVHLNGEALEDAPSPEALARWRDRARRSLEILGSWLDDPRGICLENVERWDPAAFAPIVQDMPISRCIDVGHLWVQNVDPLEHLSAWIERTRVVHVHGVTDRDHRSLAHVPPERLDPIVDFLIHRYQGVITLEVFGEADFFSSKESWDAAVRRVLERRP; encoded by the coding sequence ATGAGACTCGGGTCGACGTCCTATGTCTACCCGGCCGACATCCTGCCCAACGTGGAGCGCCTGGCAGGCACCGTGGACGACATCGAGCTCGTCCTGTTCGAGGTGGATGACTACGGCAGCAACCTGCCGGATGAGAGGACCGTCGCCCGACTGAACGAGCTGGCCGCGCAGCACGATCTGACGTATACCGTCCACCTCCCGCTGGACCTGCGCCTGGCCGACGATGGGAGCGCAGCCGATATCTCGCTGGAGAAGGCCCATAAGGTGGTCCGGTGCACACAGGCATTGCAGCCCTGGGGATACATCGTGCACCTGAACGGCGAAGCGCTGGAAGACGCCCCTTCTCCGGAGGCCCTGGCACGCTGGCGAGACCGGGCACGCCGATCCCTGGAGATCCTCGGCAGCTGGCTGGACGATCCCCGCGGGATCTGCCTGGAGAACGTAGAACGATGGGATCCGGCCGCGTTCGCCCCCATCGTCCAGGACATGCCCATCAGCCGTTGCATCGACGTCGGCCATCTGTGGGTGCAAAACGTCGATCCGCTCGAGCACCTGAGCGCCTGGATCGAGCGCACGCGCGTCGTCCACGTGCACGGCGTGACGGATCGGGATCACCGATCGCTGGCCCACGTACCGCCGGAGCGATTGGATCCCATTGTGGACTTCCTGATCCACCGCTACCAGGGCGTCATCACGCTGGAAGTCTTCGGGGAGGCGGATTTCTTCAGTTCAAAAGAGAGTTGGGACGCCGCCGTACGTCGCGTTCTGGAGAGGAGGCCATGA
- the cobU gene encoding bifunctional adenosylcobinamide kinase/adenosylcobinamide-phosphate guanylyltransferase, with protein sequence MAQMTLVLGGARSGKSAYAQQLALARGGDRVLYVATAEPLDEEMEERIAAHRTERPAAWHTLEAPRGVGFAIRRWLDAAKVPPAVVLVDCLTLLISNVLLKQDSSDPATSEAAALDEIEQLLATARETDASWIVVSNEVGMGLVPPYPLGRAYRDALGRVNQRVAAAADEVLLMIAGIPWQLKPAPSPGSPPPSATPASQ encoded by the coding sequence ATGGCGCAGATGACTCTGGTCCTGGGAGGGGCGCGCAGCGGCAAGAGCGCCTACGCGCAACAGCTGGCCCTGGCCCGCGGAGGCGACCGAGTGCTATACGTAGCGACCGCCGAGCCGCTGGACGAGGAGATGGAGGAGCGCATCGCCGCCCATCGGACGGAGCGACCCGCCGCGTGGCACACACTGGAAGCCCCCAGGGGCGTGGGTTTCGCCATCCGGCGATGGCTGGACGCCGCCAAGGTCCCCCCTGCGGTGGTGCTGGTCGACTGCCTGACCCTCCTGATCAGCAACGTGCTTCTGAAGCAGGACTCATCTGATCCGGCGACCAGTGAAGCGGCCGCATTGGATGAGATCGAACAGCTGCTGGCCACAGCGCGAGAAACCGACGCCTCATGGATCGTAGTCAGCAACGAGGTCGGCATGGGGCTGGTGCCGCCGTACCCGCTAGGTCGGGCCTATCGGGACGCCCTGGGACGGGTGAACCAGCGGGTGGCGGCCGCGGCCGACGAGGTGCTGCTAATGATCGCCGGGATCCCCTGGCAGCTAAAGCCGGCTCCGTCGCCCGGATCTCCCCCTCCCTCGGCCACACCCGCCTCACAATGA
- a CDS encoding PadR family transcriptional regulator: MGGALGGGACPRRIARFIEPCLLVLLREGASHGYNLVDGLRRFGFVEGSIDPSIVYRTLREMEQEGLVISEWDTTGSGPPRRVYRVTPAGEEYLQWWIEDLRRTREELDRFLAIYEGKEDRTTPSE; the protein is encoded by the coding sequence ATGGGAGGGGCTCTCGGCGGCGGTGCATGTCCGCGACGTATCGCCCGATTTATCGAGCCGTGCCTTTTGGTGCTGCTGCGAGAGGGGGCCAGCCACGGATACAACCTGGTAGACGGGCTACGACGCTTCGGGTTCGTCGAGGGATCCATCGATCCCAGCATCGTCTACCGGACGTTGCGGGAGATGGAGCAGGAGGGACTGGTCATCTCGGAGTGGGACACGACCGGCTCGGGACCGCCCCGGCGGGTATACCGGGTGACGCCAGCCGGCGAGGAGTACCTGCAGTGGTGGATCGAGGACCTGCGTCGAACCCGAGAGGAGTTGGATCGATTCCTCGCCATATACGAAGGCAAGGAGGATCGCACCACTCCGTCGGAGTGA
- a CDS encoding DUF5320 domain-containing protein, whose amino-acid sequence MRYRWMYSMTGLPGWMRFGWSPGWGWRGGPGPAAWYGPPAPWWGVSAPIDELTFRKNQQTWLRNQLAWVEERIAELERTSHGEEAS is encoded by the coding sequence ATGAGATACCGATGGATGTACTCCATGACCGGACTGCCGGGATGGATGCGCTTCGGATGGAGCCCGGGCTGGGGCTGGCGCGGCGGGCCAGGGCCAGCGGCCTGGTACGGGCCGCCAGCGCCATGGTGGGGCGTATCCGCTCCCATCGACGAGCTGACCTTCCGGAAGAACCAACAGACCTGGCTGCGCAACCAGCTCGCCTGGGTTGAGGAGCGCATCGCCGAGCTGGAGAGGACATCACACGGGGAGGAGGCGAGCTAG
- a CDS encoding 4Fe-4S dicluster domain-containing protein: protein MYRVDEELCLGCAVCVQACPQQAIQLVDGRAHIVSERCTDCGVCAEACPQGAIRQVAPEPVRAAAQPIEKAEPIVPVTPMTPAKPPQPVIHAQGEVLPEAKPLADWKARLWPAIGSALIWAGRELLPELLASWRLPAAQTPSASTRLNEDPRRPRSRAQAKAPFGRQKRRRLRAGWRGGR from the coding sequence GTGTATCGGGTCGACGAGGAGCTATGCCTGGGATGCGCGGTCTGCGTCCAGGCCTGCCCACAGCAAGCGATCCAGTTGGTGGACGGCAGGGCACACATCGTCTCCGAGCGTTGCACGGACTGCGGCGTGTGCGCGGAGGCATGCCCGCAAGGCGCGATCCGGCAGGTCGCGCCGGAGCCCGTGAGGGCTGCCGCTCAGCCGATCGAAAAGGCGGAGCCCATCGTCCCTGTCACACCGATGACCCCGGCCAAGCCACCGCAGCCGGTGATCCACGCACAGGGCGAGGTGCTGCCAGAGGCGAAGCCTTTGGCCGACTGGAAGGCACGCCTGTGGCCAGCCATCGGCAGCGCGCTGATCTGGGCGGGCCGAGAACTTCTCCCCGAGCTTTTGGCCTCCTGGCGCCTGCCTGCGGCCCAGACGCCCAGCGCGTCCACGCGCCTGAACGAGGATCCGAGGAGGCCGAGGAGCCGCGCTCAGGCGAAGGCCCCGTTCGGGCGCCAGAAGCGACGCCGGCTGCGGGCGGGATGGCGAGGCGGACGGTGA
- a CDS encoding DUF5320 domain-containing protein → MPRGDGTGPMGLGPMTGRGAGFCAGFGMPGFMNPFGYRMGLGWRRGAWGIGGGHGWRNMYYATGLPGWARAGYAPAGSARPAYEAPTAAREQEVEALRAQAEQLKTQLEAIARRIEELETASA, encoded by the coding sequence ATGCCACGAGGAGATGGAACCGGCCCCATGGGATTGGGGCCGATGACCGGCCGAGGGGCCGGATTCTGCGCCGGCTTCGGTATGCCGGGCTTCATGAACCCGTTCGGCTACCGGATGGGGCTGGGATGGCGACGCGGCGCGTGGGGTATCGGAGGTGGCCACGGCTGGCGGAACATGTACTACGCCACCGGGCTGCCCGGCTGGGCTCGCGCCGGCTATGCCCCAGCAGGAAGCGCACGTCCCGCCTACGAGGCGCCGACGGCCGCACGGGAGCAGGAGGTCGAAGCACTTCGAGCCCAGGCAGAGCAACTGAAAACACAGTTAGAGGCCATCGCCCGGCGTATCGAAGAGCTGGAAACGGCTTCCGCATGA
- a CDS encoding MFS transporter, whose translation MTTETLSREALGRFETEVATYYRRNFTAGLVHGVFFQASAAFVDTYTVLPAFVGMLTPSKMAVGLVAAIAGLGSILPELFTAYLVEGKARKKPYLLGVITVRWISWAVLAVLTYRYALTRPDLVLMVFFGLLLLFSLAGGMGTVVYADIFARAIPTERRGRFVGTRNLLGYALAVGAGAVVRTILQDDLRFPFPMNYATLFGLSGVALAIAFTGFALIREPIYPARHQAISLRDLLRRSAGLVKASANFRTLLITNGLLMTGLALAPFYIVYARQELQVAPGLIGVFLSAQMIGAAASNLLWGWLGDRHGNRLVIVAVSILGSAAPIIALAIPSTVASLYAIVFLLLGATLSGMRVGYGNIILEMAPPEVRPTCVALRDTLLMPIALLPLAAGALIQQLPYIWVFGAGALLMGISFLVSLRLLDPRHSTDGMCQP comes from the coding sequence ATGACGACAGAGACCCTATCACGTGAGGCGCTGGGCAGGTTCGAGACGGAGGTTGCCACCTATTATCGCAGGAACTTCACCGCCGGGTTGGTTCACGGGGTGTTCTTCCAGGCCTCAGCGGCCTTCGTGGACACATACACGGTGTTGCCCGCGTTTGTGGGCATGCTGACCCCGTCCAAGATGGCCGTGGGGCTGGTGGCCGCCATCGCCGGCCTGGGCAGCATTCTGCCGGAGCTCTTCACCGCTTATCTGGTGGAGGGGAAAGCGCGCAAGAAGCCCTATCTCCTGGGCGTGATCACCGTGCGGTGGATCTCGTGGGCGGTTCTGGCAGTGCTGACCTACCGATACGCGTTGACCCGGCCTGATCTGGTGCTGATGGTCTTCTTCGGCCTGCTGTTGCTCTTCTCCCTGGCCGGTGGCATGGGCACCGTGGTGTACGCGGATATCTTCGCACGGGCGATCCCGACCGAGCGACGTGGTCGATTCGTGGGCACCCGGAATCTGCTGGGCTACGCGCTGGCTGTAGGAGCCGGGGCCGTGGTCCGAACCATCCTGCAAGACGACCTGCGCTTTCCATTCCCGATGAACTACGCCACACTGTTCGGGCTGAGCGGGGTTGCCCTGGCCATCGCCTTCACCGGCTTCGCGTTGATCCGGGAACCCATCTACCCCGCCCGACACCAGGCGATCTCCCTTCGTGATCTGTTGCGCCGCTCGGCGGGATTGGTGAAGGCCAGCGCCAATTTCCGAACCCTGCTGATCACCAATGGGCTGCTGATGACCGGCCTGGCGCTGGCGCCCTTCTACATCGTCTACGCCCGCCAGGAGCTCCAGGTAGCCCCCGGGCTGATCGGGGTCTTCCTGTCGGCCCAGATGATCGGGGCGGCCGCATCCAATTTGCTTTGGGGATGGCTGGGCGACCGACACGGCAATCGGCTCGTCATCGTCGCTGTGTCCATCCTGGGCAGCGCCGCTCCTATCATCGCCCTGGCTATCCCGTCGACGGTGGCCTCGCTATACGCCATCGTCTTCCTGCTCCTGGGGGCCACGCTTAGCGGCATGCGGGTGGGATACGGCAACATCATCCTGGAGATGGCGCCACCCGAGGTGCGCCCAACCTGCGTAGCGCTGCGCGACACGCTGCTGATGCCCATCGCGCTGCTCCCGCTGGCCGCGGGGGCGCTGATCCAGCAGCTGCCCTATATCTGGGTCTTTGGAGCCGGGGCTCTGCTCATGGGGATCAGCTTCCTGGTGAGCTTGCGCCTTCTGGATCCCCGCCACAGCACCGACGGCATGTGCCAGCCGTAA